A stretch of DNA from Curtobacterium sp. MCBD17_035:
GTAGAACGGGGCGCGGACCTCGGCCGCACCGCTCTTGACCTGGCTGACGAAGCGCAGCAGGGCGCGGCGGTCGTAGGACTCGGGGAACCCCTTGCGGTCCATGATCCCGCGGCGCTCGAGCTCCGCGTTCGGGTAGAGGAAGCCGTCCGTCGTCACGAGTTCGACCCGCGGGGTGTCCTCCCACCGCTTCGTCAGCTCGCGGAGCAGCCGCGCGACGGTGGACTTGCCCACCGCGACGGACCCCGCGACGCCGATCACGAAGGGCGTGCGTGACGCTCGCTCGCCGAGGAACCCGCTCGTGGCCGCGTGGAGGCTCCGGGCGCCCGCCGCGTAGAGGTTGAGCAGCCGGGACAGCGGGAGGTAGACCTGTTGCACCTCGTCCATGTCGAGCCGGTCGCCGAGCCCCCGGAGCTGGACGATCTCGGTCTCGGTGAGCGCGAGGTGCTGGGAGGGTGCGAGGGCGGACCACTCGGGGCGGTCGATCTCGACGAAGGGCGTCGGGTGGGCGACGGTCTCCGCGTGGGCGTTGGCCATGAGGACGAGGGTAGACGAGAGGATGGTGCAGTCTCCGAGCCGACGCGGTGTGGACGACGTGCTGTCCACAGCGGGTGGACCGGATCACAGCGCCGCGGGAGACCCTGAGCGCACAGCCGGCGCTCGCCGGCGTCGCGATCCTCGTGATGGCGGTCGTCATCCCCACCGCACTGGCCCTGGGCCTCCACGCGGAACTCCGTCTCGAGGCGCCAACCGTGCAGTGGTGGCCGAGCTGGCTCAAGCTGCCGCGGCGGCAGACCGCCTACGAGAGCACGCCCACTGCCTGGGACAAGGCCGCCCCGCGACAGGGCGACAAGTGGATCCGCATATCGCTCCCCAACGGACAGCGCGTCGGCGGCTGGATGAGCGGGGCCAGCCTCGTGTCCACCTATCCGCAGCCGCGAGACGTCTTCATACAGGAGCAGTTCCCGCCCCAGGCCTCGTCGAAGTGACCGAGCGCGTCGCTCATCTGGGCGTACTGCTGTCTGTTGTCTGAGTAGGGTCGGCCGCATGGAATACCGTCATCTGGGCAACACGGGACTGCAGGTCTCCACGATCAGCCTCGGCACGATGGGGTTCGCCGGCACCGGGTGGGCGAGTCCGGTCGGCCACATCGACGTCGATGGGGCACGCCGGCAGATCGACATCGCGCGCGACGCGGGCGTCAACCTCATCGACACGGCCGACGTCTACTCCGACGGCGCGTCCGAGGAGATCCTCGGCCAGGCGCTGGGCAGCGCGCGTGAGGACGTGCTCATCGC
This window harbors:
- the coaA gene encoding type I pantothenate kinase codes for the protein MANAHAETVAHPTPFVEIDRPEWSALAPSQHLALTETEIVQLRGLGDRLDMDEVQQVYLPLSRLLNLYAAGARSLHAATSGFLGERASRTPFVIGVAGSVAVGKSTVARLLRELTKRWEDTPRVELVTTDGFLYPNAELERRGIMDRKGFPESYDRRALLRFVSQVKSGAAEVRAPFYSHLQYDVVPDAEIVVRQPDVLIVEGLTVLAPPVNGGLALSDLFDFTIYVDAKTRDIESWYVDRFLALQQAAFADPNSFFHRFATLSHEDAVRTATDVWRSINEPNLLENVLPTRSRATLVLKKGADHSVSSVLLRKI
- a CDS encoding DUF6338 family protein codes for the protein MDRITAPRETLSAQPALAGVAILVMAVVIPTALALGLHAELRLEAPTVQWWPSWLKLPRRQTAYESTPTAWDKAAPRQGDKWIRISLPNGQRVGGWMSGASLVSTYPQPRDVFIQEQFPPQASSK